One genomic region from Kineobactrum salinum encodes:
- a CDS encoding TonB-dependent receptor domain-containing protein, translating to MTGKAFRPTRLAQFLREQASSATVVSAAVVGSALMAANSFAQEERNMMLEEVIVTSAATRLQSGFESPKPVTTVSREQLDARGLVNVADFLNEIPSFTGSATPASTTLSSSLNGANLLDLRGLGPNRTLVLVDRRRFTPTNDTGVVNLNVIPQALIKNVEVVTGGASAQWGSDAVAGVVNLQLDRNFEGVKVDTRYGQAGEGDAETDFLSLAFGVASEDGRSHLVVGGDMEDHAGVMDQSDRDWGRERWGVVGNPLDTGPNDGIPARLITRNVVLGLGTAGGYLPLALGNHPAVAQTQFGPNGEWLPYDIGEFPAPGAFAALPFQVGGDGDPFGDPASLSAPYDRKSLMAIGSHDLTENITVFAEASWGKSNSRNDTVLPWSLIGGGPDVIAADNPFIPEPVQQVMAENSIPQLIMGRSNRDHGPIISDTSNETTRFLVGLEGEFREHWSWEVSAATGKTEARALQFNNVITANRNAAIDAVRDPATGEIVCRANVGGANGAPGCVPMNLFGDGAPSQEALDYIHGTATLHWDVRQKVVAGSMSGELMELPAGPLALAFGAEYREESSSTISDKTAEEGGYFITNVVPLEGEYDVSEVFLELGAPLLATGNGMRLDVNAAARYTDYSTSGGENTWQFGATFSPYSDLTFRGTVSRDIRAPNIGELFQSSRLFFQNLTDPFGGGSKLIQVPEGGNTELTPEQSDTVTFGAVYQPAWLQELSLSADWYKIEIDDAIGALPAQTIVDTCFETGALCELVTLQDGELFRVQENLVNIAQRNVEGVDLEAVYTPPDVLGGAVSIRWLASYVKEQSFSPDGVNVEDDAGVVGPDAAGRVPTPKWRWNLSGNYQRGPLGLTAQLRYVGGGDFLANQTIEDINDNDVDDVYYVNLSARYDVPFGEDGNVQVYAGVNNVFDEDPPVAPLDFVNNLGTNNILYDVIGRYFFGGVRLRF from the coding sequence ATGACGGGGAAAGCATTCAGACCGACCCGCTTGGCGCAGTTTTTGCGGGAGCAGGCCAGCAGCGCAACAGTAGTGTCAGCAGCGGTTGTCGGCAGCGCCTTAATGGCCGCCAACAGTTTCGCCCAGGAAGAACGGAACATGATGTTGGAGGAGGTGATCGTTACCTCCGCGGCCACCCGCCTGCAATCCGGATTTGAATCCCCCAAACCGGTGACCACGGTCAGCCGGGAACAGCTGGACGCGAGGGGGCTGGTGAATGTCGCCGATTTCCTGAACGAGATACCCTCCTTTACCGGCTCGGCGACGCCGGCCTCAACCACCCTCTCTTCCAGCCTGAATGGAGCCAACCTGTTGGATCTACGCGGGCTGGGTCCCAACCGTACCCTGGTGCTGGTGGACCGGCGCCGGTTCACTCCGACCAACGATACCGGCGTGGTCAATCTCAACGTCATACCGCAGGCTTTGATAAAGAATGTGGAAGTGGTCACCGGCGGGGCCTCGGCCCAGTGGGGCTCCGATGCCGTCGCCGGAGTTGTGAACCTGCAGCTCGACCGGAATTTCGAGGGTGTCAAGGTCGATACCCGTTACGGCCAGGCGGGGGAGGGCGATGCCGAAACCGATTTCCTGTCGCTGGCCTTCGGGGTTGCCAGTGAGGATGGCCGCAGTCATCTTGTGGTCGGCGGTGACATGGAGGACCACGCCGGTGTCATGGACCAAAGCGACAGGGACTGGGGCAGGGAGCGCTGGGGCGTCGTCGGCAATCCGCTCGACACCGGACCCAACGATGGCATCCCGGCACGCTTGATTACCCGCAATGTAGTGCTGGGTCTCGGCACAGCCGGTGGCTACCTGCCGCTTGCGCTCGGCAACCACCCCGCGGTAGCGCAGACCCAGTTCGGTCCCAACGGCGAGTGGCTGCCCTACGATATCGGTGAATTTCCGGCGCCCGGCGCGTTCGCGGCCCTGCCCTTCCAGGTAGGCGGGGACGGCGACCCCTTCGGGGACCCGGCCAGTCTCTCCGCCCCCTACGACCGCAAATCCCTCATGGCGATCGGCAGTCACGACCTGACCGAAAACATCACCGTTTTTGCGGAAGCCTCCTGGGGCAAGTCTAATTCGAGGAACGATACCGTACTACCCTGGAGCCTGATCGGCGGTGGCCCGGATGTGATTGCGGCCGACAATCCGTTCATTCCCGAGCCGGTGCAACAGGTGATGGCGGAAAACAGCATTCCCCAATTGATCATGGGCCGGTCGAACCGCGACCACGGTCCGATCATCTCGGATACTTCCAATGAAACAACGCGCTTTCTCGTCGGCCTGGAGGGGGAGTTCCGCGAGCACTGGAGCTGGGAGGTTTCCGCTGCAACCGGCAAGACGGAGGCCCGGGCGTTGCAGTTCAACAACGTCATCACGGCCAATCGCAACGCCGCGATCGATGCAGTGCGTGACCCTGCGACCGGCGAGATCGTATGCCGGGCCAATGTGGGTGGTGCCAATGGCGCGCCGGGCTGTGTGCCGATGAACCTGTTCGGCGACGGCGCTCCCAGCCAGGAGGCGCTGGACTACATCCACGGCACTGCGACCCTGCATTGGGACGTGCGCCAGAAGGTTGTTGCCGGCTCCATGTCCGGGGAGCTGATGGAGCTGCCTGCGGGCCCGCTGGCGCTGGCATTTGGCGCCGAATATCGAGAAGAGAGCTCCTCCACGATCTCCGACAAGACTGCCGAGGAAGGAGGTTACTTCATTACCAATGTCGTGCCGCTTGAAGGGGAATACGATGTGTCGGAGGTCTTCCTGGAATTGGGGGCCCCGCTGCTGGCAACCGGCAACGGCATGCGGCTTGACGTCAACGCCGCTGCCCGGTACACGGATTACAGCACCAGCGGGGGCGAGAATACCTGGCAGTTTGGCGCCACGTTCAGCCCCTACAGCGATCTTACTTTCCGCGGCACTGTCTCGCGCGACATCCGTGCTCCCAATATCGGCGAACTGTTTCAAAGCTCGCGCCTGTTCTTCCAGAACCTGACCGATCCGTTCGGCGGAGGGTCAAAACTGATACAGGTTCCGGAGGGTGGCAACACCGAGCTTACTCCCGAACAGTCCGATACGGTGACGTTCGGCGCCGTGTACCAGCCCGCCTGGCTGCAGGAACTGAGCCTGTCGGCAGACTGGTACAAGATAGAAATAGACGATGCAATCGGCGCCCTGCCGGCACAGACCATCGTCGATACCTGTTTCGAAACCGGCGCCCTTTGCGAACTGGTGACCCTGCAGGATGGCGAACTGTTCCGGGTGCAGGAGAATCTGGTCAATATTGCCCAGCGCAATGTCGAGGGTGTCGATCTCGAAGCCGTGTACACGCCACCGGATGTCCTGGGCGGTGCGGTGTCGATACGCTGGCTGGCCAGTTACGTGAAGGAACAATCCTTTTCGCCCGATGGCGTCAACGTGGAGGATGATGCCGGCGTGGTCGGCCCTGACGCCGCTGGCCGCGTCCCGACACCGAAATGGCGCTGGAATTTGTCCGGCAACTACCAGCGGGGCCCGCTGGGGCTGACTGCCCAGTTGCGCTACGTAGGCGGCGGCGACTTTCTGGCCAACCAGACCATAGAGGACATCAACGACAACGATGTGGACGATGTCTATTACGTCAATCTCTCGGCCCGCTATGATGTGCCCTTCGGTGAGGACGGCAACGTGCAGGTGTACGCCGGGGTCAATAACGTCTTTGATGAGGATCCGCCGGTCGCGCCGCTCGATTTTGTCAACAATCTCGGCACCAATAATATCCTTTACGATGTCATCGGCCGCTACTTCTTTGGCGGGGTACGGTTGAGGTTCTGA
- a CDS encoding MarR family winged helix-turn-helix transcriptional regulator translates to MRLAPLPKVKKKQLTEGMDPPAHISYQITVAANLMAFGSSVSNVKRFGVKTREWRVLGCLMQAGPATASDIVRLIQQDKGSVSRAITGLEREDLVGKIPNYAHKNSPYIWLTNKGRKLVDRIYPVFIEQAELFTDGLTDKEKRELCRLLDKLKNNVERVRLEQGI, encoded by the coding sequence ATGCGCCTAGCGCCACTACCCAAAGTAAAGAAAAAGCAGCTCACCGAAGGGATGGACCCACCCGCGCACATCAGCTACCAGATCACGGTTGCCGCCAACCTGATGGCCTTCGGCAGCAGCGTCAGCAACGTAAAGCGTTTTGGGGTCAAAACCCGGGAATGGCGGGTGCTGGGCTGTTTGATGCAGGCCGGCCCGGCAACCGCGAGTGACATCGTACGCCTGATTCAGCAGGACAAGGGCAGCGTCAGCCGTGCCATTACCGGGCTGGAGCGCGAGGACCTGGTGGGCAAAATTCCCAACTATGCCCACAAGAACAGCCCCTACATCTGGTTGACGAACAAGGGGCGCAAGCTGGTTGATCGCATATATCCGGTTTTCATCGAGCAGGCCGAGCTGTTCACGGACGGGCTGACCGACAAGGAAAAGAGGGAGTTGTGCCGCCTGCTGGACAAGTTGAAAAACAACGTCGAGCGGGTGCGTCTCGAACAGGGTATCTAA
- a CDS encoding YkvI family membrane protein yields the protein MRSWRAYILPGLIFQSVIIGGGYATGRELVEFFIPSGPVGGLLGILVAGAAFSIVMSAAYEFARVTRSFDYRSFCKHLLGPAWILYEVAYVALVILILAVVGSAAGELVLTLLGVPATVGTVVMMVLVGLLTFLGSAVIQRALAFWSVLLYLVYLALFIITFIDYGDAIQTTLAADAGGDSWLLNGVRYAGYNINLPAVLFCMALLTSRRQAVGAGMITGAIAVIPAFMFYLAMMSQYPQIAEQPVPALYLMAQLDTPWLQLLFQLVVFGTFVETGTGLLHSINERIDVQARESGHTLPRLARPLIAGGLLLVSVYGATEIGIVDLIAHGYGFLTYVFIAVLIVPLLTMGLWKIHRLSLQGN from the coding sequence ATGAGATCCTGGCGGGCATACATTCTTCCCGGACTCATTTTCCAGTCGGTGATCATCGGTGGCGGTTACGCCACCGGCCGCGAGTTGGTGGAGTTCTTCATTCCATCGGGCCCCGTGGGCGGGCTGCTGGGCATCCTGGTTGCCGGTGCCGCATTCAGCATTGTAATGTCGGCCGCCTATGAGTTCGCACGTGTTACCCGCTCCTTTGACTACCGCAGCTTCTGCAAGCACCTGCTGGGGCCCGCCTGGATCCTGTATGAAGTCGCCTATGTTGCACTGGTCATTCTGATACTGGCGGTTGTCGGCTCGGCAGCCGGGGAGCTGGTGCTCACCCTGTTGGGAGTTCCGGCGACCGTCGGCACAGTGGTCATGATGGTCCTGGTGGGCTTGCTGACCTTCCTCGGTTCAGCGGTCATCCAGAGGGCGCTGGCATTCTGGTCGGTATTGCTCTACCTGGTCTATCTGGCGTTGTTCATCATCACTTTCATCGACTACGGAGATGCCATCCAGACCACACTCGCCGCCGACGCAGGGGGCGATAGCTGGTTGCTCAATGGCGTCCGGTACGCGGGCTACAACATCAACCTGCCGGCAGTACTGTTCTGCATGGCGCTGCTCACCAGCAGGCGGCAGGCGGTCGGTGCCGGTATGATTACCGGCGCAATTGCCGTGATACCGGCCTTCATGTTCTATCTTGCGATGATGTCCCAGTACCCGCAAATTGCCGAGCAACCGGTGCCCGCACTCTATTTGATGGCGCAGCTGGACACTCCGTGGCTGCAGTTGCTGTTCCAACTGGTGGTGTTCGGCACCTTCGTCGAGACAGGCACCGGCCTGCTTCACTCCATCAATGAGCGCATCGACGTACAGGCCCGGGAAAGCGGTCACACGCTGCCACGCCTTGCCCGGCCACTGATTGCGGGCGGTCTGCTGCTGGTATCTGTTTACGGCGCCACCGAAATCGGCATCGTCGACCTCATCGCCCACGGTTATGGCTTCCTGACCTATGTCTTCATTGCCGTCCTCATCGTGCCATTACTTACCATGGGTCTGTGGAAAATACACCGTCTCTCTCTCCAAGGAAACTGA
- a CDS encoding DUF1611 domain-containing protein produces the protein MQTISLRTPYLIFVGDESRKNYVKTGAGLVDWRPELCVGQFRLTADTADLGLPDMSIAEAVEAGVGSLVIGTAAVGGEMPAHWQTSLAAAAAAGLDIVAGLHSHLGDSAELAAAAANGGARLVDVRVPPAKLPVGSGKKRGGLRLLTVGTDCALGKKYTALQLEKDMRAAGMNADFRASGQTGIMIAGEGIALDAVVSDFLTGAAELLSPDNSPAHWDVIEGQGGLFHPAYAPVSHGLLLGSQPDAFIVCHEAGREHISGWEHYRVPSIGEVISGTIRTGSLTNPDIRCAGISVNTSTLPASERAAYLRELAARYDLPCVDPLIDGTGAIVDYLRQLHG, from the coding sequence ATGCAAACGATCTCACTGCGGACGCCCTACCTGATTTTCGTGGGCGATGAATCCCGCAAGAATTATGTCAAGACCGGCGCCGGCCTGGTCGACTGGCGGCCTGAACTGTGCGTCGGTCAGTTCCGGCTCACCGCTGATACCGCCGATCTGGGATTGCCAGACATGAGCATTGCCGAAGCCGTCGAAGCCGGAGTGGGGTCGCTGGTCATCGGCACCGCGGCAGTGGGAGGCGAGATGCCCGCCCACTGGCAGACATCACTGGCTGCTGCCGCTGCAGCGGGACTCGATATTGTCGCCGGCCTTCACAGCCATCTGGGTGACAGTGCAGAGCTTGCTGCCGCCGCGGCGAACGGCGGAGCCCGGCTGGTGGACGTCAGGGTGCCTCCGGCAAAGCTGCCAGTGGGAAGCGGCAAGAAACGCGGGGGATTGCGGCTGCTGACCGTCGGTACTGACTGTGCCCTGGGCAAGAAGTACACGGCGCTGCAACTGGAAAAGGACATGCGTGCGGCCGGTATGAACGCGGACTTTCGCGCCTCCGGACAGACCGGCATCATGATTGCCGGTGAGGGCATTGCCCTGGATGCCGTAGTATCCGACTTCCTGACCGGTGCCGCCGAACTGCTTTCCCCGGACAACAGTCCGGCTCACTGGGATGTCATCGAGGGCCAGGGTGGCCTGTTTCATCCCGCCTATGCACCGGTCAGCCACGGCCTGCTGCTCGGCTCACAGCCGGATGCTTTCATTGTCTGCCATGAAGCGGGACGCGAACACATATCGGGCTGGGAGCATTATCGGGTGCCAAGCATCGGGGAAGTGATCAGCGGCACCATCCGGACCGGTTCGCTGACAAACCCGGATATCCGCTGTGCCGGCATCAGTGTGAACACCTCGACCCTGCCTGCCAGTGAACGTGCGGCCTATCTTCGCGAGCTTGCCGCCCGCTATGATCTGCCCTGTGTCGACCCGCTGATAGACGGCACCGGCGCAATCGTTGATTACCTGCGCCAACTCCACGGCTGA
- the ilvB gene encoding biosynthetic-type acetolactate synthase large subunit: MSSENVTYANTATVSGGALEDILPAQRQGALRGAQLLAKALQAEGVDTLFGYPGGANLEIFDVLWEYGIRCIRTEHEQGAVHAAQGYARASGRVGVCLATSGPGATNLVTGIADANSDSTPIVAITGNVPSHLLGKNAFQEVDIVGITRPITKKNYLVGKVTEIPEVVREAFALAAGNRPGPVLIDIPKDIQQHYPRDPEGNHVPPRIPAVVEAPEAAIGGLSGNQLEEACRLIREAQRPVIYAGGGIVSANCADLLLQLAEKLQCPVTTTLMGHGAFPPGHELSLHTLGMHGSRYANVAVNEADLVIAAGVRFDDRVTGKVDAFIAEGKVIHIDIDRDELNKNKTVTLPICADIRLALEQLCAQAECGEHGGWLTYLSGLRQQFPYTVPQGEAISPQFAISLLDRLTGGDAIISLGVGQHQMWAMQHYQPRHSRSFLSSSGFGTMGYGLPAAIGAKIACPQRQVIDVDGDGSLNMTIHELATCHRYGIGVKVVVINNQWLGMVRQWQDMIYEGHRSGSDLSDPMAVKAAGDRDIYPDFPLLASGYRVRSERVSEPDQLEAAFVRMLADPEEPYLLDVIVAAEENVYPMIPAGGSYRDIIMSAADMPAGSRQRQGSNV, encoded by the coding sequence ATGAGCTCAGAGAACGTCACCTACGCCAACACCGCCACCGTCAGTGGTGGCGCGCTGGAGGACATCCTGCCCGCGCAGCGCCAGGGTGCGCTGCGCGGTGCGCAGTTGCTGGCGAAGGCGCTGCAGGCAGAAGGAGTGGACACGCTGTTTGGTTATCCGGGCGGTGCCAATCTGGAAATTTTCGACGTCCTGTGGGAATACGGTATCCGCTGCATCCGCACCGAACATGAGCAGGGCGCGGTGCATGCGGCCCAGGGTTATGCCCGAGCCAGCGGCAGGGTTGGGGTCTGTCTGGCCACCTCCGGTCCCGGTGCGACCAATCTGGTAACGGGGATCGCCGATGCCAACAGTGATTCGACCCCGATCGTCGCGATTACCGGCAATGTGCCGTCTCATCTGTTGGGGAAAAACGCATTTCAGGAAGTGGATATCGTCGGCATCACCCGGCCCATCACCAAGAAGAACTATCTGGTGGGCAAGGTTACCGAGATTCCGGAGGTGGTGCGCGAGGCTTTCGCGCTGGCGGCGGGCAACAGGCCGGGTCCGGTCCTGATCGATATTCCCAAGGATATCCAGCAGCACTATCCCCGCGATCCGGAGGGCAACCATGTGCCGCCGCGGATTCCGGCGGTGGTCGAAGCGCCTGAAGCGGCGATCGGGGGCCTGTCCGGCAACCAGCTGGAGGAGGCCTGCCGCCTGATCCGCGAGGCACAGCGCCCGGTGATATACGCCGGCGGCGGCATTGTTTCCGCCAATTGCGCGGACCTGTTGCTGCAGCTTGCGGAGAAGCTGCAGTGCCCGGTGACCACCACGCTGATGGGCCACGGCGCCTTTCCGCCCGGCCATGAGCTGTCCCTGCATACGCTGGGCATGCACGGTTCCAGATATGCCAATGTGGCAGTCAATGAGGCGGACCTGGTGATCGCCGCCGGCGTGCGGTTTGATGACCGCGTGACCGGCAAGGTGGATGCGTTTATTGCCGAGGGCAAAGTGATCCATATCGATATAGACCGGGACGAGCTGAACAAGAACAAGACCGTCACCCTGCCCATCTGCGCCGATATCCGGCTGGCGCTGGAGCAGCTCTGCGCCCAGGCCGAGTGCGGTGAACACGGCGGTTGGCTCACCTACCTGAGCGGCCTCCGGCAGCAGTTTCCCTACACGGTGCCACAGGGCGAGGCGATCAGTCCGCAGTTTGCGATCAGCCTGCTTGACAGGTTGACCGGGGGCGATGCCATCATCAGCCTTGGGGTCGGCCAGCATCAGATGTGGGCGATGCAGCACTATCAGCCGCGCCATTCACGTTCCTTCCTGAGCAGCTCGGGCTTCGGCACCATGGGCTATGGCCTGCCGGCCGCCATCGGCGCGAAGATCGCCTGCCCGCAGCGCCAGGTCATCGATGTCGACGGTGATGGCTCCCTCAACATGACCATCCACGAGCTGGCCACCTGTCACCGCTATGGTATCGGGGTCAAGGTGGTGGTAATCAACAACCAGTGGCTGGGGATGGTGCGGCAGTGGCAGGACATGATCTACGAGGGCCACCGTTCCGGCTCCGATCTGTCCGACCCGATGGCAGTCAAGGCCGCCGGCGACAGGGATATCTACCCGGATTTTCCGCTGCTTGCCTCAGGTTACCGGGTACGCTCGGAACGGGTGTCGGAGCCGGACCAGCTGGAGGCCGCCTTCGTGCGCATGCTGGCAGACCCGGAAGAGCCTTATCTGCTGGATGTGATAGTGGCCGCGGAGGAGAATGTCTACCCGATGATCCCTGCGGGCGGCAGCTACCGGGATATCATCATGAGCGCGGCAGACATGCCGGCAGGATCGCGGCAGCGGCAGGGCAGCAATGTGTGA
- a CDS encoding YkvI family membrane protein, whose amino-acid sequence MARQAILSGNRDLFGRFILPGFVFKAAIIGGGYATGREMATFFLPSGPLGGLFAIGTALVVWSTVCALTFLFAYVTQARDYRTFSRRLLGPCWWIFDAAFFLAMILFLAAFVAAAGSVGTALFDWGVLGGSLLLMGCIMLVTAFGNTMVENVFRYTSIFLYATYIVFFILAISTFGSSRIVDSLSANVPTTNWFVGGLTFAGYNIIGVILVLPVTRHFRSRRDAVVAGVLAGPMAMIPGLLFFLCMTVFYAEIGNEVLPSDFLLLQLDQPIFRLVFQFMIFVALFESGVSVVNSFNERVSHAWSEYRGTEFRPGIRLAVTALVLAVSLFIAYRIGFVGLVADGYRWVAYIFLYIFVLPLLTYGVWFLSRSGRSAGRVGRTD is encoded by the coding sequence ATGGCAAGGCAGGCAATACTATCGGGTAATCGGGATCTGTTCGGTCGTTTTATTCTACCAGGCTTCGTGTTCAAGGCTGCTATTATAGGTGGCGGATATGCGACTGGCCGGGAAATGGCTACCTTCTTTTTGCCCAGTGGACCGCTGGGTGGACTGTTTGCCATCGGGACCGCGCTTGTTGTATGGAGCACTGTTTGTGCGCTGACCTTTCTATTCGCCTACGTTACGCAAGCCCGCGATTACCGGACATTTTCCCGGCGTCTGTTGGGCCCGTGCTGGTGGATATTCGATGCAGCCTTCTTCCTGGCAATGATCCTGTTTCTTGCCGCTTTTGTTGCTGCGGCAGGCTCTGTTGGGACAGCGCTGTTTGATTGGGGAGTGCTGGGAGGCAGCCTGTTGCTGATGGGATGTATTATGCTGGTAACAGCATTTGGCAACACTATGGTTGAGAACGTTTTTCGCTACACTTCGATATTCCTCTACGCCACCTACATTGTGTTTTTCATCCTGGCGATATCGACATTTGGTTCCAGCCGGATCGTGGACAGCCTGTCGGCAAACGTGCCCACAACCAATTGGTTTGTAGGTGGGCTGACCTTCGCTGGCTACAATATTATTGGCGTCATCCTGGTGTTGCCGGTGACTCGTCACTTCAGGTCGCGACGCGACGCGGTTGTGGCTGGTGTGCTCGCCGGCCCGATGGCAATGATACCAGGTCTTTTATTTTTTCTTTGCATGACTGTGTTTTACGCGGAGATTGGCAATGAAGTTCTGCCATCGGATTTTCTGTTGTTACAGCTTGATCAGCCGATTTTTCGTCTGGTCTTCCAGTTCATGATTTTCGTTGCCCTTTTTGAGAGCGGTGTTTCAGTGGTGAATTCCTTCAACGAGCGCGTGTCGCATGCCTGGAGTGAGTACCGGGGCACAGAGTTCAGGCCTGGCATCAGACTCGCAGTCACTGCCCTTGTATTGGCTGTATCATTATTCATAGCCTACCGAATAGGGTTTGTGGGGCTGGTTGCCGATGGCTACCGTTGGGTTGCCTACATTTTCTTGTATATCTTCGTCCTGCCGCTTTTGACGTATGGTGTCTGGTTTCTAAGCCGCTCTGGTCGTAGCGCTGGAAGGGTCGGGCGAACCGACTGA
- a CDS encoding DUF885 domain-containing protein → MTSSYERLSMSRRHFLSGMLAAAIVPGAMGRASTPSESSDLGRVLELIFRERLQMFPELATYVGLDKGDNSGLKHRLNDYSLEGRAAQKGQVKQHLRQLAQLDTAAFSSEDVINFEAVTAALKSEEAVGSQFSYGSPTSPKPYVISHLTGALNSVPSKLDERHTIASRDDAEAYLNRLEAFANALEDELGCLSHDVAQGVIPPDFVLARSIEQMQAFVAEQPASSILVAGLRRKLADSGLDGDYLNKAERIVDKSIMPAASRQLEALTALAGRAKADAGVWRLPGGDKYYEVSLANHTTTRLDSETLHQMGLDMVADLGAQLDESLGKLGMGSGTLSARIYSLLSDPTLAMPDTEQGRRQYLAAIEKKIAEISRRMPRFFHDIPETPLDIRAVPPFLEAGAPAAYYEDPPFVGEGPGVFYIKLGDLASAPLWLITTTIFHEALPGHHLQVASQMNIHSLPAIRKILWSAGYGEGWGLYAEQLADELGIYEDDPLGRIGYLLTTMLRACRLVVDTGLHAKRWGREQAIAWMADQGGLPTGLATNEVERYCVWPGQACSYMVGKVEWLRLRAYAERRLGSRFDIRDFHSATISIGAVPLTVLADVVERYVQRTLQSPSA, encoded by the coding sequence ATGACCTCATCATATGAGCGGCTGTCCATGTCCCGACGGCACTTTCTGTCGGGCATGCTGGCAGCAGCAATTGTTCCCGGGGCAATGGGCAGGGCGAGTACTCCAAGTGAGAGTAGCGATCTGGGCCGGGTACTTGAGCTCATCTTCCGGGAACGATTGCAGATGTTCCCTGAGCTTGCTACTTATGTAGGGCTGGACAAGGGGGATAACAGTGGCTTAAAGCACCGCCTCAATGACTATTCCCTGGAGGGGAGGGCTGCCCAAAAGGGCCAGGTGAAGCAACATTTGCGGCAGCTTGCTCAACTGGATACTGCGGCCTTCAGTAGTGAAGATGTCATTAATTTCGAGGCAGTGACTGCGGCTTTGAAGTCCGAAGAAGCCGTCGGCAGTCAGTTTTCCTATGGCTCGCCAACGTCGCCTAAACCCTATGTAATCAGTCATCTTACTGGCGCCCTGAATTCGGTGCCAAGTAAGCTCGACGAGCGCCACACTATTGCTTCCCGGGATGACGCTGAAGCGTACCTCAATCGTCTTGAGGCGTTTGCGAATGCGCTGGAAGACGAACTGGGCTGCTTGAGCCATGACGTGGCACAAGGCGTTATTCCTCCCGACTTCGTACTGGCGCGCAGCATTGAACAGATGCAGGCTTTTGTTGCCGAGCAACCCGCAAGCTCGATACTGGTTGCCGGTTTGAGAAGGAAGCTGGCAGATTCGGGTCTGGACGGTGATTATCTAAACAAAGCAGAGCGCATTGTGGATAAATCGATAATGCCGGCGGCCTCCAGGCAACTCGAGGCTCTGACGGCGCTGGCCGGACGGGCCAAGGCAGACGCCGGTGTGTGGCGTCTTCCCGGGGGAGACAAGTACTATGAGGTGAGCCTCGCCAACCATACCACGACGAGACTTGATTCGGAGACATTGCACCAGATGGGTCTCGACATGGTCGCTGACCTCGGCGCGCAACTGGATGAGAGCCTTGGCAAGTTGGGGATGGGCAGTGGAACGCTCTCGGCGCGAATATATTCATTGCTGTCGGATCCGACACTTGCAATGCCAGATACGGAGCAGGGAAGGCGCCAGTACCTTGCCGCGATTGAGAAGAAAATAGCTGAGATTTCCCGGCGGATGCCGCGTTTTTTTCATGATATTCCCGAGACTCCGCTGGATATTCGCGCTGTGCCGCCGTTCCTTGAGGCCGGCGCGCCCGCGGCATACTACGAGGATCCGCCTTTTGTTGGTGAAGGCCCCGGAGTCTTCTACATCAAACTGGGAGATTTGGCGAGCGCTCCTTTGTGGCTGATCACGACCACGATATTTCACGAGGCGCTGCCCGGACATCACCTGCAGGTGGCATCGCAGATGAACATCCATTCTCTTCCGGCAATACGAAAGATCCTTTGGTCGGCAGGCTATGGTGAAGGTTGGGGGTTGTACGCAGAGCAACTCGCGGATGAACTCGGCATTTACGAGGATGATCCGCTTGGGCGGATTGGCTATCTTCTTACGACGATGCTTCGGGCTTGTCGCCTGGTGGTCGATACAGGACTGCACGCCAAGCGCTGGGGGAGGGAGCAAGCTATAGCGTGGATGGCAGATCAGGGTGGTTTACCTACCGGTTTGGCCACCAACGAGGTTGAGCGGTACTGTGTGTGGCCAGGTCAGGCATGCAGTTATATGGTGGGAAAGGTGGAGTGGTTGCGATTGCGCGCGTACGCAGAACGGCGTCTCGGCTCCAGATTCGATATCAGGGATTTTCATTCCGCCACGATTTCCATTGGTGCCGTACCTTTGACGGTTTTGGCAGACGTTGTGGAGCGGTATGTGCAGCGGACGCTGCAGTCACCATCCGCTTGA